Genomic window (Xylanimonas protaetiae):
ACGGTGGTGCGGGCGGCGGTCGAGGTGCTCCGCGGCGACCGGCCTGCGGCGCAGCTCGCGCGCTGGCTCACGCCGACGGTGCTCGAGCAGCTCACGGAGCGCGCCCGGCTGCTGCGCGAGGCCGCGGCGTCCGACGGTCCCGGGCCGGGGGCCCGGCCGGTGCAGGTGCGGCGCATCCGGCTCGAACGGCGCGGCGACACCGCCGAGGCGACCGTCGTCGTCGAGGACCGGGGGCGGTGCCGTGCGGCCGCCGTCCGCCTGGAGGCGCGCCGCGGGCAGTGGCGCCTCGCCGTCCTCGAGCTCGGCTGAGACCGACCCGGGCGGGACCCGGACCGGGTCGGTCTCAGCCGAGACGAACCGGACCCAGCCCGGTCGCACCAGGCCAGCCATACCGGACCCGGGCATGGGCGAGGCCCCGTCCCGCGAACGCGGGACGGGGCCTCGTCAGTGCCCTCAGGCCTCGTTCAGGCCGTGGCAGACCTTGTACTTCTTGCCGGAGCCGCACGGACACTGCGCGTTGCGCGGCGTGCCGGGGAAGGTGCGGCCGTCGGCCTCGGTGGCCTGGGCCTCGCCGTGCAGGGCGCGGCGCGAGCGGCGGGCGTCGTCGCCGCCCGCCGCGGACGCGCCCGTTCCGCCCGCCGCTGACGCGCCCGTTCCGCCCTCGCTCGGGCCGCTGTACGACAGCGGCACCTGACGGGCCGGGCCGTCCAGACCCTTGCCGAGCAGCACGGGAGCGGGAGCAGCCGCCGGCGCGGGAGCCGCGGCCACGGGCGCCGCGGCAGGAGCAGCCGCCGTGGCCTCCTCGACGGGAGCCTTCACCGCGGGAGCCTCCGCAGCGGGAGCCTCCTTCGCGGGCGCCTCGGGCGCCTCCACCGCGAGCGCGGGCGCCGAGACGGCCGCCGCGGCGGCGGACGCCGCGTCGACGGCCGGCGCCTGCTGCACCTGGACCTCGAGGTTGTACAGGAACCCGACCGACTCCTCCTTGATGGCGTCGGTCATGGCCGAGAAGAGCTGGAAGCCCTCGCGCTGGTACTCGACCAGCGGGTCGCGCTGGGCCATCGCGCGCAGGCCGATGCCCTCCTTGAGGTAGTCCATCTCGTAGAGGTGCTCGCGCCACTTGCGGTCGAGCACGGAGAGCACGACGCGGCGCTCGAGCTGGCGCATGCCGTCCTCGCCGAGCGCCTCGGTGCGGGTGTCGTAGGCGACCTGGGCGTCGGACTTCAGCTCCTCGAGCACCATCTCGCGCGTGACCTGGCCGATGCCGCCGGCCTCCTCGACGACGTCGTCGACCGAGATGGTCACGGGATAGACCGACTTGAGGGCGGTCCACAGGCCCTCGAGGTCCCACGACTCGGGCGCGCCCTCGGAGGTGGCGCCGTCGACGTACGCGGTGATGACGTCGTTGCGGAAGTGCGTGATCTGCTCGGCGAGGTCCTCGCCCTCGAGCACGCGGCGGCGCTCGGCGTAGATGACCTCGCGCTGGCGCGACAGGACGTCGTCGTACTTGAGGACGTTCTTGCGGATCTCGAAGTTGCGGGCCTCGACCTGCGACTGCGCGGACTGGATGCCGCGCGTGACCATCTTCGACTCGAGCGGCACGTCGTCGGGGAACCCGGCGCGGTTCATCATCGACTCGGCGAGGCCGGAGTTGAACAGGCGCATGAGGTCGTCCTGCATCGACAGGTAGAACCGGGACTCGCCCGGGTCGCCCTGACGGCCGGAACGACCGCGCAGCTGGTTGTCGATGCGGCGCGACTCGTGGCGCTCGGTGCCCAGCACGTACAGGCCGCCGAGCTCGGTGACCTCCTCGTGCTCGGCCTTGACGGCGTCCTTGGCGTGCTCAAGGACCTCGGGCCAGGCGGCCTCGTACTCCTCGGGGCGCTCGACGGCGTCGTAGCCGCGATCGGTCATCGTCTGGACGGCGACGAACTCGGCGTTGCCGCCGAGCATGATGTCGGTACCACGACCGGCCATGTTGGTGGCGACGGTGACGGCGCCCTTGCGGCCCGCGAGCGCGACGACGGAGGCCTCGCGCTCGTGCTCCTTGGCGTTCAGCACCGAGTGCGGCACCCCGGCCTTGCGCAGCAGGCCGGACAGGTACTCGGACTTCTCGACCGACGTCGTACCCACCAGGACGGGCTGGCCCTTGGCGTGGCGCTCGACGATGTCGGCGACGACGGCCGCGTACTTGCCCTCCTCGTTCTTGTAGACGAGGTCGGGCTGGTCGATGCGGACCATCGGGCGGTTCGTCGGGATCGGCACGACGCCGATCTTGTAGGTGCCCTGGAACTCGGCGGCCTCGGTCTCGGCCGTACCGGTCATGCCGGACAGCTTGGAGTAGAGGCGGAAGTAGTTCTGCAGCGTGACCGTGGCGAGCGTCTGGTTCTCGGCCTTGATCTCGACGCCTTCCTTGGCCTCGATCGCCTGGTGCATGCCCTCGTTGTAGCGGCGGCCCGGCAGCATGCGGCCCGTGTGCTCGTCGACGATCATGACCTCGCCCTGGAGCACGACGTAGTCCTTGTCGCGCTTGAAGAGCTCCTTGGCCTTGATGGCGTTGTTGAGGAACCCGATGAGCGGCGTGTTGAGCGACTCGTACAGGTTGTCGATGCCGAGGTAGTCCTCGATCTTCGCGATGCCCGGCTCGAGCACGCCGACGGTGCGCTTCTTCTCGTCGACCTCGTAGTCCTTCTCCGGGGTCAGGCGGCGCACCACCTTGGCGAACTCGGTGTACCAGCGGTTGGCGTCGCCGCCCGACGGGCCCGAGATGATGAGCGGGGTGCGCGCCTCGTCGATGAGGATCGAGTCGACCTCGTCGACGATGGCGAAGTGGTGACCGCGCTGCACGAGGTCGTCGGTCGACCACGCCATGTTGTCGCGCAGGTAGTCGAAGCCGAACTCGTTGTTGGTGCCGTACGTGATGTCGGCGGCGTACATCTCGCGGCGCTCGGCCGGCGTCTGGCCCGTGAGGATGACGCCCGTGCTCATCCCGAGGAACCGGTAGACGCGGCCCATGAGCTCGCCCTGGTACTTGGCCAGGTAGTCGTTGGTGGTGACGACGTGCACGCCCTTGCCCTCGAGGGCGTTGAGGTAGGCGGCCGTCGTCGCGACGAGCGTCTTGCCCTCACCGGTGCGCATCTCGGCGATGTTGCCCAGGTGCAGGGCGGCGCCGCCCATGAGCTGGACGTCGAAGTGCCGCTGGCCGAGCGTGCGGCGCGCGGCCTCGCGCACCGTCGCGAACGCCTCGGGGAGCAGGTCGTCGAGCTTCTCGCCGCGGGCCAGGCGCTCCTTGAAGCGGTCCGTCTCCTCCCGCAGCTCCTCGTCGCTCATGTCCGTGAAGCTGGACTCCAGGGCGTTGACCTGCTGGGCCAGCCCCTGCAGCTTCTTCACGGTCCGGCCCTCGCCGAACCGGAGCACCTTCTCGAGGATCGCAGGCACGCGGTTCTCCTAAGTCATATCGAGAGGATCGGGGGCACAACCGCCCACGCCCTGAGTCACACCCCAGCATCCTAGACGGGGCGACCTGACCGATTGCCAGGGTTCGCGCACGGGGTAACACCGTCCGGCGCGTCAGGGCCTCAGAGCCGCGTCGAGCGCCGGGGCGAGGTCGCCGCGGGACGCGACGACGACGTCGTCGAGCCCCAGCCACGCGGCCATCGTGCGCAGCTCCGACGCGAGCCGCCCCGCCGTCGCGGGCGTCGACCACGGCTCGGCGTGCGCGGCCTGGACGCGCAGCACGCCGGCCTGCCGGTCGGCCTTGAGGTCGAGGCGCGCGGTGACGCGCTCGTCCTCGAGGAACGGCAGCACGTAGTAGCCGTACTGCCGCTTGGCCGCGGGGGTGTAGATCTCGATGCGGTACGTGGTGCCGAAGAGCTCCTCGAGGCGCGAGCGCTCGAAGACGAGCGGGTCGAACGGGCTCAGGAGCGCCGCACCCGTGGCCCGGCGCGGGAGGGCCGCGTCGCGGTGCCGGTACCAGGGGCCGCGCAGGCCCTCGACGTCGACCGGGACGAGCACGCCGTCCTCGACGAGCTCGGCGACCGCGGCGGGCAGGAGGGTCTTGGTGACGCCGCGGAGGAGACGGAAGTAGTCGCGCAGGTCGCGGGGTGTGGCGATGCCGTGGGCGCGGGCGGAGATCTCGACGAGGCGCCGGATCGCCTCGCCGTCGGAGACGGGCGGCGCCTCGACCACGTCGCGCGGCAGCGCCCGCGCGGCCAGGTCGTAGCGGCGCTCGAACTGCGCCGTGCGCCCGGCCGAGACGGCCTCGCCCGTGAAGAACAGGTACTCCAGGACCCGCTTCCCGGCGGTCCAGTTCCAGCCCCACTCGTCGTTCGTGCGGCGGCCCGGCCCGCCGCGCGCCTCGAGCTCGACGTGCACCTGGGCCGCCGTGACCGGCCCCCGCTCCGCGAGGATCTCGCGCACGGCCGCGAGCTCGCCGGGGTGCTCCTCGGCCGCCCGGCTGATCGCCCCCCACGCGTGGTCGCGCACCGCGCGGCGCCGCCACTCGAGCAGCGGCCACGTCTCGACGGGCACGAACGACGCCTCGTGCGCCCACGCCTCGACGAGCCGTCGCGGGGTGCGCGAGTGCAGCCGGTCGAGCAGCCCGACGTCGTACGGCCCGAGCCGCGAGTACAGCGGCATGAGGTGCGCGCGGGCGAGCACGTTCACGGAGTCGATCTGGAGCAGCCCGAGCCGGCGCACGGCCGCGGTGACCTGCCGGAACCCCGGCTCGACGGCGGGCCGCTCGCGGTGCAGCCCCTGCGCCGCGAGCGCCGCGCGGCGCGCCTGGGACAGGGAGAGGCGCTCGGCGCGCGGGGTCGCGCGCCGAGCGCCTCGGTCGACGTCGATGGTGGTGGTCACCGGTCCAGCATGCTCGGCGCCACCGACAGGCTCACGTCAGGCTCGTGACCGGCAGCACGCCTTCGCACTGCTGGTCGAGCTGGACGACACCGTAGGTCCAGCCCTTGCGCTTGTAGACGGCCGACGGTCGTGCGGTCTCCTTGTCGATGAAGAGGAAGAAGTCGTGCCCGACGAGCTCCATCTCGTAGACGGCGTCGTCGACGGTCATCGCGTCGGCGGAGTGCAGCTTCTGGCGGATCACCACGGGCGAGTCGCCGAGCTGGTGCTCGACGGCGTCGCCGTCGGCGACGAGCGGGGTGGGCGGAGCGACGGGCTCGGGCTCGGCGGCCATGAC
Coding sequences:
- the secA gene encoding preprotein translocase subunit SecA → MPAILEKVLRFGEGRTVKKLQGLAQQVNALESSFTDMSDEELREETDRFKERLARGEKLDDLLPEAFATVREAARRTLGQRHFDVQLMGGAALHLGNIAEMRTGEGKTLVATTAAYLNALEGKGVHVVTTNDYLAKYQGELMGRVYRFLGMSTGVILTGQTPAERREMYAADITYGTNNEFGFDYLRDNMAWSTDDLVQRGHHFAIVDEVDSILIDEARTPLIISGPSGGDANRWYTEFAKVVRRLTPEKDYEVDEKKRTVGVLEPGIAKIEDYLGIDNLYESLNTPLIGFLNNAIKAKELFKRDKDYVVLQGEVMIVDEHTGRMLPGRRYNEGMHQAIEAKEGVEIKAENQTLATVTLQNYFRLYSKLSGMTGTAETEAAEFQGTYKIGVVPIPTNRPMVRIDQPDLVYKNEEGKYAAVVADIVERHAKGQPVLVGTTSVEKSEYLSGLLRKAGVPHSVLNAKEHEREASVVALAGRKGAVTVATNMAGRGTDIMLGGNAEFVAVQTMTDRGYDAVERPEEYEAAWPEVLEHAKDAVKAEHEEVTELGGLYVLGTERHESRRIDNQLRGRSGRQGDPGESRFYLSMQDDLMRLFNSGLAESMMNRAGFPDDVPLESKMVTRGIQSAQSQVEARNFEIRKNVLKYDDVLSRQREVIYAERRRVLEGEDLAEQITHFRNDVITAYVDGATSEGAPESWDLEGLWTALKSVYPVTISVDDVVEEAGGIGQVTREMVLEELKSDAQVAYDTRTEALGEDGMRQLERRVVLSVLDRKWREHLYEMDYLKEGIGLRAMAQRDPLVEYQREGFQLFSAMTDAIKEESVGFLYNLEVQVQQAPAVDAASAAAAAVSAPALAVEAPEAPAKEAPAAEAPAVKAPVEEATAAAPAAAPVAAAPAPAAAPAPVLLGKGLDGPARQVPLSYSGPSEGGTGASAAGGTGASAAGGDDARRSRRALHGEAQATEADGRTFPGTPRNAQCPCGSGKKYKVCHGLNEA
- a CDS encoding Rv3235 family protein, with protein sequence MSSTVPGTARPLRVVGVPQRPGRPPQAPTHPPRVRRLRLGSDRTFADADDADVAELAAARPVADQPVPPLPDPTAMCATVVRAAVEVLRGDRPAAQLARWLTPTVLEQLTERARLLREAAASDGPGPGARPVQVRRIRLERRGDTAEATVVVEDRGRCRAAAVRLEARRGQWRLAVLELG
- a CDS encoding winged helix-turn-helix domain-containing protein, which codes for MTTTIDVDRGARRATPRAERLSLSQARRAALAAQGLHRERPAVEPGFRQVTAAVRRLGLLQIDSVNVLARAHLMPLYSRLGPYDVGLLDRLHSRTPRRLVEAWAHEASFVPVETWPLLEWRRRAVRDHAWGAISRAAEEHPGELAAVREILAERGPVTAAQVHVELEARGGPGRRTNDEWGWNWTAGKRVLEYLFFTGEAVSAGRTAQFERRYDLAARALPRDVVEAPPVSDGEAIRRLVEISARAHGIATPRDLRDYFRLLRGVTKTLLPAAVAELVEDGVLVPVDVEGLRGPWYRHRDAALPRRATGAALLSPFDPLVFERSRLEELFGTTYRIEIYTPAAKRQYGYYVLPFLEDERVTARLDLKADRQAGVLRVQAAHAEPWSTPATAGRLASELRTMAAWLGLDDVVVASRGDLAPALDAALRP